CAGTTCTATCTACTTCCTCTTCGTAGAAGTCAGCAGCCTTTGAAAGCATTGTATCTAAATTACCTGCCTGTTCTCCCACTGCTGCCATATTTACAATCATTGGTGGAAAAATGGAAACTCTTGACATTGCTAAAGCCAAACTTACCCCTTTTTCAACCTGTTCCTTTACATTTAGAAGAGCTCTCATTATCACTTCATTATTTGCCGTTTCTGCGGAAATCTGAAGAGCGTCAAGAATATTAATACCACTCGAAATCATGGAAGATAAAGTTCTTGAAAAATTGGCTATACTGGATTTCAAAATGAGCTCTCCAAATATAGGCAATTTTAAAAGTAAAAGGTCTGTTAAGTACCTGAACTGCTTAGAAAACCTCCTGAGTTGAAAAAATCCTATGAAGAGAACAACTACACCAAGTAAAAACCAGCCTATGTAGTCCCTTAACCAGTTACTAACGTTTATTACCGTTTGGGTCAGGGAAGGAAGCTCTCCTCCTAAATCTGCATACAGCTGTTGAAAGGTTGGAATAACGAAGACAAGGATTCCAATTACAATAACTGTAGCAACAACTAAAACGAATGTCGGATAAAACATAGCACTTTTTACTTTTCCTCTTAACTGCTCTATTTTTTCCAAGTGTTCTGCAAGGCGTTTTAACGTTTCCTCTAACGTTCCTGCTTCCTCTGCAGCCTTTATCATTGATATGTAGAGGTCTCCAAAAATGTTTCTGTATTTTGAGAGAGCAATATGAAATCTCCCTCCCTCCTCAATGTAAGTAGCAATGTCATCTATTATTTGCTTAAGCCTCCTGTTTGATATTTGGTCTTTTATTATTCTTAATGACTGAACCAGAGGAATTCCAGCATTAATAAGGGCATGTAATTGTCTTGTAAATAAAACAATATCCTTTAGAGAAACTCTATCTAAAAGGGAGAAAGTTATCTCTGTACTAAAAAGAGGCTTATCCTCCTTTAATTTTTCAATGACCACCAATCCCCGTTTTAATAGTAACTCCTTTGCACTTTCAACATCATCTGCTTCAACAATTCCCCTTCTGATTCTGTTAAAGACGTCCCTGCCAACGTACCTGTAACTTGGCATTAATGTCTCCTTGAGTATGCCCTTATCAGTGTTTCAAGCTCTTTCGGGTCAGGAGATACCCTCTTTGCCTCTTCCAAATCTACGAGACCATCCAAGTAGAGTTGAGCCAAGTGTTGATTAAGGGTTATCATTCCCGTTGATGCTTGTCCCGTTTGCATTAGAGAGTAAATCTGATGGAGTTTGTTTTCCCTTATTAAGTTTCTAATAGCTGGAGTAGGAATAAAAACTTCGACTGCAGCTACCCTTCCAGTTCCGTCCCTTCTCTTGAGCAATTTTTGGGCAACCGTACCAACTAAAACAAATGAAAGTTGGGTTCTTATTTGGGATTGTTTATCCGCAGGAAAAACGTCAACAATACGATTTATTGTTTCTACTGCTGAGTTTGTATGGAGTGTTGAAAATACAAGGTGTCCTGTTTCTGCAGCCGTTAAAGCTGCCTCTATGGTTTCAGGGTCCCTCATTTCTCCAACCAGTATCACATCTGGGTCTTCACGGAGTGCTGATTTTAGAGCTCTGGCAAAACTCTTAGTGTCACTTCCCAACTCCCTCTGGGTAACTATCGATTTGTTGTGTTCGTAAACAAACTCGATTGGGTCTTCAATCGTTATTATGTGATAGCTGTATGTTTTATTGACTATATTGATTAGTGATGCAAGGGTAGTGGATTTACCAGAACCTGTAGGACCTGTAACTAAGACCAATCCCTTTGTTTTGTGGGCAAAGGTCTTTATTATCTCTGGAAGCCCCAACTTTTCAAATTCAGGAATACTGTAAGGAATTAATCTAAAGGCTCCTGCCAAGGATTGTCTCTGAAAGTAGGCATTTCCTCTGAATCTTGCAATCCCCCTTATTCCAAAGGAAAAATCTAACTCCCATTCTTCCTCAAGCTTCTTCTTTTGGGCATCTGTAAGAACACTGTAAATCAGCCTCTTTGTGTCGGCTGCTGAGAGGGTTCCGTACTCAACAAGGGGTATTAAGTCTCCTAAAACTCTAATTCTTGGAGGACTGCCAGGAACTATATGCAGGTCGGAGGCTTTCTTGTCAACAACTTCCTTTAAAAGTTGAATCATATCAACATTCAAAGTTCACCTCCAGAGGATTATAGCAAAAAGAGAATAAAGAGTATTCC
Above is a genomic segment from Balnearium lithotrophicum containing:
- a CDS encoding type IV pilus twitching motility protein PilT, with translation MIQLLKEVVDKKASDLHIVPGSPPRIRVLGDLIPLVEYGTLSAADTKRLIYSVLTDAQKKKLEEEWELDFSFGIRGIARFRGNAYFQRQSLAGAFRLIPYSIPEFEKLGLPEIIKTFAHKTKGLVLVTGPTGSGKSTTLASLINIVNKTYSYHIITIEDPIEFVYEHNKSIVTQRELGSDTKSFARALKSALREDPDVILVGEMRDPETIEAALTAAETGHLVFSTLHTNSAVETINRIVDVFPADKQSQIRTQLSFVLVGTVAQKLLKRRDGTGRVAAVEVFIPTPAIRNLIRENKLHQIYSLMQTGQASTGMITLNQHLAQLYLDGLVDLEEAKRVSPDPKELETLIRAYSRRH
- a CDS encoding type II secretion system F family protein, coding for MPSYRYVGRDVFNRIRRGIVEADDVESAKELLLKRGLVVIEKLKEDKPLFSTEITFSLLDRVSLKDIVLFTRQLHALINAGIPLVQSLRIIKDQISNRRLKQIIDDIATYIEEGGRFHIALSKYRNIFGDLYISMIKAAEEAGTLEETLKRLAEHLEKIEQLRGKVKSAMFYPTFVLVVATVIVIGILVFVIPTFQQLYADLGGELPSLTQTVINVSNWLRDYIGWFLLGVVVLFIGFFQLRRFSKQFRYLTDLLLLKLPIFGELILKSSIANFSRTLSSMISSGINILDALQISAETANNEVIMRALLNVKEQVEKGVSLALAMSRVSIFPPMIVNMAAVGEQAGNLDTMLSKAADFYEEEVDRTVDALTSLIEPLLMVFIGSIIGVIVIAMYLPIFKIGELIK